The DNA region AACACAGGATTTCCGCATTAATCTATAAACACCCACACATCTTTTTGTAACATGATTCATTTTATAGCTCTAAAATTGccaaataaaatgacattttcaacACAACCTCTCTTTTTGCAGTTTCAGGATGACTACTCTCACACCGGATGCTTTGCAGGGAACATTTTATGCGATGTCAGCACCAGTGAGCGCAACTGAGAATGCTAAAGACAATGTATCGTCAAATTCTTCCACTGGGGAGGAAGCAAGCTATCGATGTATTGACTCCACCAGCTTCCAGTTTGTCCTCCTCCCTCTTGTGTACACGCCAGTCTTCGTCTTGAGCTGCCTTGGAAATGGAACGGCCCTGTGGCATCTGTGCAGAACCTGGCGGAGGTCTTCTCAAGCCAAGGTTTTCATCGTCAACCTGATCATCCTCGACGTCTTGTTCACCTTGTGCCTGCCGCTCCAGATTTCTTACCACGCCCTTGGCAATATGTGGGTTTTTGGAGAGGTGATGTGTAAAATAACGAGTTGCCTCTTTTTCAGCAACATTTACGGCTGCACCCTGTTCCtcacctgtgtttgtgtggaccGCTACGTAGCAGTGGTGCATCCCATCAAGTATCTCAGACTGCAGAGACCGTTGTACCGTGTTGTGGTGTCTTGCATCATCTGGCTGATGTTTCTCTTTGTTGTCATGTTCATCTTCTCCAAACGCACCACCAATGTGCTTCCAGATGGCCGGATTGCGTGCATGGAAAACTTTTCCTCCAAGTCATGGAGCAGCAGATTGGCCGCCATAAACATCATGTCTTCCATTGCGGGGTTCTTCCTTCCTTTCAGTGCCACATTGACCTGCTACGTCCTGATCGGGAAACGGATCATGGCCCTGACTCGGGGGAAGCAGAGCACGCTGCACTTAAAGAAAAAATCCCTCAGGACCATAATGGTGGTGATCGGGGTGCTCACCGTCAGCTTCCTGCCTTACCACATCATTCAGACTCTGCACACGTTGGCTCGGGTTCGAGTTCTGCCCAGCTCTTCCTTGCTTCGTTTCACCTGTGGCGCCCGTAAAGTAGTGATGGGTGTAGCCAGCCTCAACAGCTGCTTGGACCCTATAGTGTACTACTTAAGTGGAGAGGACATAAAGTTTGAATTGCCCTGCTTCTGTAAAGAGAACATCACAAGCTCTACAGAAACCACATCCAATACCCAAAGATAATAAAGAGCTTCAAAGTTTAAACTATCCCACACTAAGCAAATAATTAACTAATTGAGACATTCCACACACTGTTACAAAAGCTGTGTACTGGTTGCTGTT from Lepisosteus oculatus isolate fLepOcu1 chromosome 11, fLepOcu1.hap2, whole genome shotgun sequence includes:
- the gpr205c gene encoding lysophosphatidic acid receptor 6, with amino-acid sequence MTTLTPDALQGTFYAMSAPVSATENAKDNVSSNSSTGEEASYRCIDSTSFQFVLLPLVYTPVFVLSCLGNGTALWHLCRTWRRSSQAKVFIVNLIILDVLFTLCLPLQISYHALGNMWVFGEVMCKITSCLFFSNIYGCTLFLTCVCVDRYVAVVHPIKYLRLQRPLYRVVVSCIIWLMFLFVVMFIFSKRTTNVLPDGRIACMENFSSKSWSSRLAAINIMSSIAGFFLPFSATLTCYVLIGKRIMALTRGKQSTLHLKKKSLRTIMVVIGVLTVSFLPYHIIQTLHTLARVRVLPSSSLLRFTCGARKVVMGVASLNSCLDPIVYYLSGEDIKFELPCFCKENITSSTETTSNTQR